The following are encoded in a window of Streptomyces sp. SAT1 genomic DNA:
- the hrpB gene encoding ATP-dependent helicase HrpB has product MIRDDALAALPVRAALPALNDALDGHGSAVLVAPPGTGKTTLVPLALAGLTGGGPARRVVVAEPRRIAARAAARRMAWLLGERPGGSVGHTVRGERVVGPRTRVEVVTTGVLLQRLQRDQELAGVDAVVLDECHERHLDADTAAAFLCDVREALRPELRLVAASATTDAEGWARLLGGAPVVEAAGVSYPVEVVWAPPARPVRPPHGMRVDPALLAHVGSVVRRALAERTGDVLCFLPGAGEIARVAGALKDLDGTDVLQVHGRAPAAVQDAVLAPGTRRRVVLATSVAESSLTVPGVRVVVDAGLAREPRVDHARGLSALTTVRASQAAGRQRAGRAGREAPGTVYRCWTEAEDGRLPRFPAPEIKVADLTAFALQAACWGDPDASGLALLDPPPAGAMAAAREVLAAVGAVGPDGRATERGARLARLGVHPRLGRALLDAGAGDAAERAAEVVALLSEEVPREYGDDLAAALRAARRGGDPYAGRWRTEVRRLRAAAKGSAAPAPEGRAAESSGGRREEDVAGLVAALAFPERVARLDGGSYLMVSGTRAEPAEGSALRGSPWLAVAVADRPLGRGHARVQLAAAVDEDIARRAAGALHEEREEVGWAGGDVVARRVERLGAVELRARPLTDPAPALVREALLQGLRQEGWGLLRWSPGAEALRRRLAFLHRRLGAPWPDVGDDALHARVEEWLEPELGRARRRADLARIDAGQGLSRLLPWASGEAARLDELAPERITVPSGSAVRVDYGDPERPVLAVKLQEMFGLDASPAVAGMPVLVHLLSPAGRPVAVTADLASFWRDGYKGVRAQLRGRYPKHPWPEDPATAEPTRHTNARLRR; this is encoded by the coding sequence GTGATCCGTGACGACGCCCTGGCCGCGCTCCCCGTGCGCGCGGCCCTCCCCGCCCTGAACGACGCGCTCGACGGGCACGGCAGTGCCGTCCTGGTGGCCCCGCCCGGCACCGGCAAGACCACGCTGGTGCCGCTCGCCCTGGCCGGGCTGACCGGCGGGGGTCCGGCCCGGCGGGTGGTCGTGGCCGAGCCGCGGCGGATCGCGGCGCGCGCCGCGGCCCGGCGGATGGCCTGGCTGCTGGGCGAACGGCCCGGCGGGAGCGTCGGCCACACCGTCCGCGGGGAACGCGTCGTCGGGCCGCGCACGCGCGTGGAGGTCGTCACCACCGGTGTGCTGCTCCAGCGCCTCCAGCGCGACCAGGAGCTGGCCGGCGTGGACGCGGTGGTCCTCGACGAGTGCCACGAGCGGCATCTGGACGCGGACACGGCCGCGGCGTTCCTGTGCGACGTACGGGAGGCGCTGCGGCCGGAGCTGCGGCTCGTGGCCGCGTCGGCGACCACGGACGCCGAGGGCTGGGCGCGGCTGCTGGGCGGGGCGCCGGTGGTCGAGGCGGCCGGTGTGTCGTACCCGGTGGAGGTGGTGTGGGCGCCGCCCGCGCGCCCGGTGCGGCCGCCGCACGGCATGCGGGTGGATCCCGCGCTGCTCGCGCACGTGGGGTCGGTGGTGCGGCGGGCGCTGGCCGAGCGGACCGGTGACGTGCTGTGCTTCCTGCCGGGCGCGGGCGAGATCGCCCGGGTCGCGGGCGCGCTGAAGGACCTGGACGGCACGGATGTGCTCCAGGTGCACGGACGGGCCCCGGCGGCCGTGCAGGACGCGGTGCTGGCACCCGGGACGCGGCGCCGGGTGGTGCTCGCCACGTCGGTCGCGGAGTCCTCGCTGACGGTGCCCGGCGTCAGGGTCGTGGTGGACGCGGGGCTCGCCCGGGAGCCTCGGGTCGACCACGCGCGCGGGCTGAGCGCGCTGACGACCGTACGGGCCTCGCAGGCGGCCGGACGGCAGCGGGCGGGCCGGGCCGGACGGGAGGCGCCGGGCACGGTGTACCGGTGCTGGACCGAGGCCGAGGACGGCCGCCTGCCGCGGTTCCCGGCGCCGGAGATCAAGGTGGCCGACCTCACCGCGTTCGCCCTTCAGGCGGCCTGCTGGGGCGACCCGGACGCCTCCGGGCTCGCCCTGCTCGATCCGCCGCCCGCCGGGGCGATGGCGGCGGCGCGGGAGGTGCTGGCCGCCGTGGGCGCGGTCGGTCCGGACGGGCGCGCCACGGAGCGCGGTGCGCGGCTGGCCCGGCTCGGCGTGCATCCCCGGCTCGGACGGGCCCTGCTCGACGCGGGCGCCGGTGACGCGGCGGAGCGGGCCGCGGAGGTGGTCGCGCTGCTCAGCGAGGAGGTGCCCCGGGAGTACGGCGACGATCTCGCGGCCGCGCTGCGCGCCGCCCGGCGCGGCGGCGACCCGTACGCGGGGCGGTGGCGCACGGAGGTGCGGCGGCTGCGGGCCGCGGCGAAGGGGTCCGCGGCGCCCGCCCCGGAAGGACGCGCGGCGGAGTCCTCCGGCGGGCGCCGGGAGGAGGACGTGGCCGGGCTGGTCGCCGCGCTGGCCTTCCCCGAGCGGGTGGCGCGGCTGGACGGCGGTTCGTACCTGATGGTCTCCGGCACCCGGGCGGAGCCGGCCGAGGGGTCCGCGCTGCGCGGGTCGCCGTGGCTCGCCGTCGCGGTCGCCGACCGGCCGCTGGGCCGGGGGCACGCGCGCGTGCAGCTCGCCGCGGCCGTCGACGAGGACATCGCCCGGCGTGCGGCCGGGGCGCTGCACGAGGAGCGGGAGGAGGTCGGCTGGGCCGGCGGGGACGTCGTCGCGCGGCGGGTCGAACGGCTGGGTGCGGTGGAGCTGAGGGCACGGCCCCTCACCGACCCCGCTCCCGCGCTCGTGCGCGAGGCGCTGCTCCAGGGACTGCGTCAGGAGGGCTGGGGGCTGCTGCGCTGGTCGCCGGGGGCCGAGGCGCTGCGGCGGCGGCTCGCCTTCCTGCACCGGCGGCTCGGCGCGCCCTGGCCCGATGTGGGCGACGACGCCCTGCACGCGCGCGTGGAGGAGTGGCTGGAGCCGGAACTCGGCCGTGCCCGCCGCCGCGCGGACCTCGCGCGGATCGACGCCGGGCAGGGGCTGTCCCGGCTGCTGCCCTGGGCCTCGGGGGAGGCGGCCCGCCTGGACGAACTGGCCCCGGAGCGGATCACCGTGCCCAGCGGGTCGGCCGTCCGGGTCGACTACGGCGATCCCGAGCGGCCGGTGCTCGCGGTGAAGCTCCAGGAGATGTTCGGGCTGGACGCCTCGCCCGCCGTGGCCGGGATGCCGGTCCTCGTGCACCTGCTCTCCCCCGCCGGCCGTCCCGTCGCCGTCACCGCCGACCTCGCGTCCTTCTGGCGGGACGGCTACAAGGGCGTACGGGCTCAGCTGCGCGGGCGGTACCCGAAGCACCCCTGGCCCGAGGACCCGGCGACCGCCGAGCCGACCCGGCACACCAACGCCCGGCTGCGGCGCTGA
- a CDS encoding lytic transglycosylase domain-containing protein yields MAAHFGRRLYKGAATTAVAAVAVAALSASEAPGVTAGDDGRQTAAGASSAPDTAAGAGDTATGDTQYYTDLPPLKSPEPVTGTGTGSGTPAAGGPAEAGIPATVLDAYKKAESELRTAKPGCNLPWQLLAAIGRVESGQARGGQVDAQGTTLTPILGPVLDGSGFAHISDTDHGAYDGDSTYDRAVGPMQFIPSTWKWAGRDGNGDGKKDPNNIYDAALATAHYLCRNGWDLSDQADLNSAILSYNHSQEYLNTVLSWLEYYRKGTHSVPDGTGQLPSHSSGGGTPGTSPTNPWQPTVPTTGAGKSGKPGTPAEPGKPSTPSKPAKPGKPGGGSPTEPPTKPPTPPTKPSTPTDTVDHLKDAGTGELTARAGDAFARRISARAETKAGKAVAKVRIRFVIGGDTDAAFAGGEKVATIVTDASGTAVAPALQAGEKTGSFTVQALLVGRTVAAVQYKATVTARAADKLARTGDTPLLCTPGGTFADQIEVKATYKGAVADRVAATATLVKSAEDGTENDKGPYFKGDDDKPVRTLTDLRTDDKGLLKLPELYADDTTGTFLLRITTTGGATLTVELKVAADGTAEPSPDPSGSPSTSPSPSGSPSTGS; encoded by the coding sequence ATGGCGGCGCATTTCGGCAGGAGGCTGTACAAAGGGGCGGCGACCACGGCTGTGGCCGCGGTCGCGGTCGCGGCGCTCTCCGCTTCGGAGGCTCCCGGTGTGACGGCCGGCGACGACGGCAGACAGACGGCGGCCGGTGCGTCCTCCGCCCCCGACACCGCCGCGGGCGCCGGGGACACCGCGACCGGTGACACGCAGTACTACACGGACCTGCCGCCGCTGAAGAGCCCCGAGCCCGTCACCGGCACCGGCACGGGGAGCGGCACCCCCGCCGCCGGCGGCCCGGCCGAGGCGGGCATACCCGCCACCGTGCTCGACGCCTACAAGAAGGCCGAGTCCGAGCTGCGGACCGCCAAGCCGGGCTGCAACCTGCCCTGGCAACTGCTCGCCGCGATCGGCCGGGTCGAGTCCGGCCAGGCCCGCGGCGGCCAGGTGGACGCCCAGGGCACGACGCTCACCCCGATCCTCGGCCCCGTCCTCGACGGCAGCGGTTTCGCGCACATCAGCGACACCGACCACGGCGCCTACGACGGCGACAGCACCTATGACCGCGCGGTCGGCCCCATGCAGTTCATCCCCTCCACCTGGAAGTGGGCGGGCCGGGACGGCAACGGCGACGGCAAGAAGGACCCCAACAACATCTACGACGCCGCCCTGGCCACCGCGCACTACCTGTGCCGCAACGGCTGGGACCTGTCGGACCAGGCGGACCTGAACAGCGCGATCCTCAGCTACAACCACTCGCAGGAGTACCTGAACACCGTCCTGTCCTGGCTGGAGTACTACCGCAAGGGCACCCACTCCGTGCCGGACGGCACCGGCCAGCTGCCGAGCCACAGCAGTGGCGGCGGCACCCCCGGGACGTCGCCCACGAACCCCTGGCAGCCGACCGTGCCGACGACCGGCGCCGGGAAGTCCGGCAAGCCGGGCACACCGGCCGAGCCGGGCAAGCCGAGCACCCCGAGCAAGCCTGCCAAGCCGGGCAAGCCGGGCGGCGGCTCCCCGACCGAGCCGCCCACCAAGCCTCCGACGCCCCCCACCAAGCCCTCCACGCCCACCGACACCGTGGACCACCTGAAGGACGCGGGCACGGGCGAGCTGACGGCGAGGGCCGGCGACGCCTTCGCGCGGAGGATCAGCGCCCGCGCCGAGACCAAGGCCGGCAAGGCGGTCGCCAAGGTCAGGATCCGGTTCGTGATCGGCGGTGACACCGACGCCGCCTTCGCGGGGGGCGAGAAGGTCGCCACCATCGTCACCGACGCCTCCGGTACGGCCGTCGCACCGGCGCTCCAGGCCGGTGAGAAGACGGGCTCCTTCACCGTGCAGGCCCTGCTCGTGGGCCGCACGGTCGCCGCCGTCCAGTACAAGGCCACGGTCACCGCGCGCGCCGCCGACAAGCTCGCCCGCACCGGCGACACACCGCTGCTCTGCACGCCCGGCGGCACCTTCGCCGACCAGATCGAGGTCAAGGCCACCTACAAGGGCGCCGTCGCGGACCGGGTCGCGGCCACCGCCACCCTGGTCAAGTCCGCCGAGGACGGCACCGAGAACGACAAGGGCCCCTACTTCAAGGGCGACGACGACAAGCCCGTACGCACCCTGACGGACCTCAGGACCGACGACAAGGGTTTGCTCAAGCTGCCCGAGCTGTACGCGGACGACACCACCGGCACCTTCCTGCTCCGCATCACCACCACCGGTGGCGCGACCCTGACCGTGGAGCTGAAGGTCGCGGCGGACGGCACCGCCGAACCGTCACCGGACCCGTCCGGTTCCCCGTCCACGTCCCCGTCACCGTCCGGGTCCCCGTCCACCGGCTCGTAG